GGCAAAAATTTATTACGACAAAGATGTAAAAAAAGAGGTTTTAAAAGGGAAGACAGTTGCTGTAATTGGATATGGAAGTCAAGGTAAAGCACAAGCTCTCAACTTGCACGATAGCGGAGTGAAAGTCATAGTAGGTCTGCGAGAAGGGAGTAAATCGTTTGATTTAGTAGAAAAAGATGGGTTAAAGGCGATGACTATTTCTGAGGCAACCAAGGGTGCCGATATTATTCAAATGTTGATTCCGGATGAAATTCAGGCTAAGGTCTATTATCAGGAAGGAATAGACAAGAGTTTGGAGGATGGCAATGTCTTAATGTTTTCTCATGGATTTAATATCCACTTTGGCCAAATTATTCCGCCAAAAAACGTTGATGTTATTATGATTGCTCCCAAGAGTCCCGGTCGATTGGTAAGAGAGATGTATCTTCAAGGGAAAGGTGTCCCTAACCTGATTGCCGTGTATCGGGATTATTCCGGCAATGCCAAAGAAATCGGATTAGCCTATTCTCAAGCTATCGGCGGTACAAGAGCAGGGACGATTGAAACCAGCTTTAAAGAAGAGACAGAAACTGATTTATTTGGTGAACAAACAGTACTTTGCGGAGGAGTAACTGCTTTAATCCAGGCAGGTTTTGATACCTTGGTAGAGGCTGGCTATCAACCGGAAATTGCTTATTTTGAATGTCTCAATGAATTAAAATTGATCGTTGATTTAATTTATCAGGGTGGGATTACTTATATGCGAGATAATGTGAGCAATACTGCTGAGTATGGAGATCTCAAGGTTGGCAAGAGAATTATTAATGAGGAAACTCGTAAGGAAATGAAAAAGGTGTTGACGGAAGTACAAAACGGAGAATTTGCTAAAGATTGGATACTTGAAAATCAAGCAGGAAGACCTTTTTACAGTGCGATAAGAAATAAAGAAGCTAATTTTCTAATTGAAAAAGTCGGACAAGAATTACGGAGCATGATGCCCTGGATAAAAAACTAAATTCGTATCTCGCGAAGAAAAGAAAAATATCCAGGTAATCATTATAGATTGTAGGAGATAAGGTTTAGTGCTGTTTAAATCCTTAATTAACTAATTGGCGAATTGGAGAATTGGTAAATCGGAGAATTGGTGAATTGATAAATGAGGTGAAAAATTTGCAAAACAGAGTGGCATTTCAAGGAGAAAGGGGAGCCTTTAGCGAGATTGCGGCCATTAAATTTTTTGGTTCTTCTATTCATCCGATAGTTTGCAAAACTTTTAAGCAAGTATTCCAAAGGATAAATGATAAAGAAGCCGACTATGGTATTCTTCCTATAGAAAACTCTCAAACCGGTGGAATAAATGAAGTCCATGACCTTTTGTTAAATCAGGGATTATTTGCGGTGGGAGAAATAAAATTAAGAGTTAAACATTGTTTAATAACCAAAGAAGAGATTGATTTTAAATTGATTGAAAAAGTGTATTCGCATCCTCAAGCGCTAGCTCAATGCGAAAAATTTCTCTCTACAAGATTACCTCATTGCCAGATAATTCCGGTTTATGATACGGCCGGGAGCGTAAAAATAATTAAAGAAGTAAAAGAAAATAATGTCGCGGCCATTGCCAGTAATTGGGCAGCAGAACTTTACGGTCTAAAAATACTGGATTCAGGGATTCAAGATAACAAATATAATTATACCCGTTTTTTGGTTTTATCGGAGGAAATATCTTCGGATCCTAAAAATAATAAAACTTCTATTATTTTTGCAGTAGTGAGCAAGCCTGGAGCGCTTTATCGTTGTCTTAGGGAATTTGCTTTAAGAGAAATCAATATAAATAGATTGGAATCACGACCTAGTAAAAGAGAGCCGTGGGAGTATATTTTTTATACTGATTTTGAAAAGGGATTGCAGGCACAAGAAACTCAAGAAGCATTAAAATCTTTGAAAGCCTGTACTACTTTTATAAAAATTATCGGGAGTTATTATTCCGAGTAAAGGTTTCAAAGCAGAAATATTAAAATAAAATAGGGGGGAGGCAAGATGACAGATAATATATTAATTTTTGATACTACACTTC
This window of the Candidatus Atribacteria bacterium genome carries:
- the ilvC gene encoding ketol-acid reductoisomerase codes for the protein MAKIYYDKDVKKEVLKGKTVAVIGYGSQGKAQALNLHDSGVKVIVGLREGSKSFDLVEKDGLKAMTISEATKGADIIQMLIPDEIQAKVYYQEGIDKSLEDGNVLMFSHGFNIHFGQIIPPKNVDVIMIAPKSPGRLVREMYLQGKGVPNLIAVYRDYSGNAKEIGLAYSQAIGGTRAGTIETSFKEETETDLFGEQTVLCGGVTALIQAGFDTLVEAGYQPEIAYFECLNELKLIVDLIYQGGITYMRDNVSNTAEYGDLKVGKRIINEETRKEMKKVLTEVQNGEFAKDWILENQAGRPFYSAIRNKEANFLIEKVGQELRSMMPWIKN
- the pheA gene encoding prephenate dehydratase; its protein translation is MQNRVAFQGERGAFSEIAAIKFFGSSIHPIVCKTFKQVFQRINDKEADYGILPIENSQTGGINEVHDLLLNQGLFAVGEIKLRVKHCLITKEEIDFKLIEKVYSHPQALAQCEKFLSTRLPHCQIIPVYDTAGSVKIIKEVKENNVAAIASNWAAELYGLKILDSGIQDNKYNYTRFLVLSEEISSDPKNNKTSIIFAVVSKPGALYRCLREFALREININRLESRPSKREPWEYIFYTDFEKGLQAQETQEALKSLKACTTFIKIIGSYYSE